The following coding sequences are from one Rathayibacter sp. VKM Ac-2760 window:
- a CDS encoding SDR family oxidoreductase, translated as MSRGVAVVTGGTAGLGRATVRELASRGWDVAVLARGEDGLAATLAEIEQAGRRGLTIPTDVADREAVESAADRIEAELGPIELWVNDAMVGVFGEFLSTEPADFERAVAVNFFGFVNGTRAALSRMTPRGRGHVIQVGSALAHRGIPLQAAYCASKFGARGFTESVTAELLHAKSRIRLSEVDMPALNTIQFNWVKSQLPHHPQPVPPIYQPEVGAIAIADVADKPRRRTWVGEPTAGTILGDRFAGAFMDWFLARSAYDGQQAPDKTEPMLPNNVYEPVAGDHGARGLFSDRAHTMTPQIWMIRHRAASYAGAAVLGAAGLVGAVAALRRK; from the coding sequence GTGAGCCGCGGCGTCGCCGTCGTCACGGGCGGCACCGCCGGTCTCGGTCGCGCGACCGTGCGCGAGCTCGCCTCCCGCGGCTGGGACGTGGCCGTGCTCGCCCGCGGCGAGGACGGACTCGCGGCCACGCTCGCCGAGATCGAGCAGGCCGGCCGGCGCGGGCTGACCATCCCGACCGACGTCGCCGATCGCGAGGCCGTCGAGTCGGCCGCCGACCGGATCGAGGCCGAGCTCGGGCCGATCGAGCTGTGGGTCAACGACGCGATGGTCGGCGTCTTCGGCGAGTTCCTCAGCACCGAGCCCGCCGACTTCGAGCGTGCAGTGGCGGTCAACTTCTTCGGCTTCGTCAACGGCACCCGGGCAGCGCTCTCGCGGATGACCCCGCGCGGTCGCGGGCACGTCATCCAGGTCGGCTCGGCGCTCGCGCACCGCGGCATCCCGCTGCAGGCCGCGTACTGCGCCTCGAAGTTCGGCGCCCGCGGCTTCACCGAGTCGGTGACCGCCGAGCTGCTGCACGCCAAGAGCCGCATCCGGCTCTCGGAGGTCGACATGCCGGCGCTCAACACGATCCAGTTCAACTGGGTGAAGTCGCAGCTGCCGCACCACCCCCAGCCGGTGCCGCCGATCTACCAGCCGGAGGTGGGCGCCATCGCGATCGCGGACGTCGCCGACAAGCCGCGCCGGCGCACCTGGGTCGGCGAGCCGACCGCGGGCACCATCCTCGGCGACCGCTTCGCCGGCGCCTTCATGGACTGGTTCCTCGCCCGCAGCGCGTACGACGGTCAGCAGGCACCGGACAAGACGGAGCCGATGCTGCCGAACAACGTCTACGAGCCGGTCGCCGGCGACCACGGCGCTCGCGGTCTCTTCAGCGACCGGGCGCACACGATGACGCCGCAGATCTGGATGATCCGGCACCGCGCCGCGAGCTACGCCGGGGCGGCGGTGCTCGGCGCGGCCGGCCTGG
- a CDS encoding alpha/beta hydrolase-fold protein, with the protein MNALLELSLVSGPVVIAVYAVGALALLLLIRAFARSGPRRRRRRLLLAVGVLLLGLLLGWGLAGLLGGAGGPFGVDFTPVTRVWIGLGLGGLALVLVTLAHALAHRHWRRALASVLAGALVLITAAMTVNIDFGQYPTVRSALGISAYPTVDEPIATPAGEHTSIQDWTAPAGMPAVGSVSTVAIPATKSGFAARDAVVYLPPAALTDDPPLLPVMVMLSGQPGSPSDPLSTENLQKTLDDYAAAHAGLAPIVVSPDQLGDPSANPMCIDSPLGNSATYLTIDVPNWIRATLPVLTDAHDWAIGGLSQGGTCAIQLGAGYPQLFGNIIDASGELAPTLGDDATTIQQGFGGDASAYEAAKPATILAKNAPYKDSFAVFGVGANDTSFLAGVQTLHAAAQAAGMDTTYLEVPDSAHDVTAWSTTFDKGLELLAARWNLVPAA; encoded by the coding sequence ATGAACGCACTCCTCGAGCTGAGCCTCGTCTCCGGACCGGTGGTGATCGCGGTCTACGCGGTCGGGGCGCTCGCCCTCCTCCTGCTGATCCGCGCCTTCGCCCGCTCGGGTCCTCGTCGCCGCCGCCGCCGCCTGCTGCTCGCCGTCGGCGTGCTGCTGCTGGGGCTCCTCCTCGGCTGGGGCCTCGCCGGTCTGCTCGGCGGCGCCGGCGGTCCCTTCGGCGTCGACTTCACCCCCGTCACCCGGGTCTGGATCGGCCTCGGCCTCGGCGGCCTCGCCCTCGTCCTCGTGACCCTCGCGCACGCCCTCGCGCACCGGCACTGGAGGCGGGCGCTCGCCTCGGTGCTCGCCGGCGCCCTGGTGCTGATCACCGCCGCGATGACCGTCAACATCGACTTCGGCCAGTACCCGACCGTCCGCAGCGCCCTCGGCATCAGCGCCTACCCGACGGTGGACGAGCCGATCGCGACACCCGCCGGCGAGCACACCTCGATCCAGGACTGGACCGCCCCCGCCGGCATGCCGGCCGTCGGCAGCGTCAGCACCGTCGCGATCCCGGCCACGAAGTCCGGCTTCGCCGCGCGCGACGCCGTCGTCTACCTCCCGCCGGCGGCCCTCACCGACGACCCGCCGCTCCTGCCCGTGATGGTGATGCTCTCGGGCCAGCCCGGCTCGCCGTCCGATCCGCTCTCGACGGAGAACCTGCAGAAGACCCTCGACGACTACGCGGCCGCGCACGCCGGCCTCGCCCCGATCGTGGTGTCGCCCGATCAGCTCGGCGACCCCTCGGCGAACCCGATGTGCATCGACTCGCCGCTGGGGAACTCGGCGACCTACCTCACCATCGACGTGCCGAACTGGATCCGCGCCACCCTGCCCGTCCTCACCGACGCGCACGACTGGGCGATCGGCGGGCTCTCGCAGGGCGGCACCTGCGCGATCCAGCTCGGGGCGGGCTACCCGCAGCTCTTCGGCAACATCATCGACGCGTCCGGCGAGCTCGCGCCGACGCTCGGCGACGACGCGACGACGATCCAGCAGGGCTTCGGCGGCGACGCCTCGGCCTACGAGGCGGCGAAGCCCGCCACGATCCTCGCGAAGAACGCCCCCTACAAGGACTCGTTCGCGGTCTTCGGCGTCGGCGCGAACGACACCTCGTTCCTCGCCGGAGTCCAGACGCTGCACGCCGCCGCGCAGGCCGCCGGGATGGACACCACCTACCTCGAGGTGCCCGACAGCGCGCACGACGTGACGGCCTGGTCGACCACGTTCGACAAGGGTCTGGAGCTGCTGGCGGCGCGCTGGAACCTGGTGCCCGCCGCCTAG
- a CDS encoding MBL fold metallo-hydrolase has product MELAPHLHRIGSDVVAAYLVEAPEGVLLIDAGLPGLWRELLAELRAMGRSVDDVKGVILTHGDSDHIGFAERLRREHGVPVFVHEADAERAKGGKKPANGKQSMRLGALAGFLSYFLRKGGARVPPLTEVVTVQDGETLDLPGAPRIIGLPGHSAGSIAVHVPLVDAVFVGDGMTTRHVLTGATGPAPAPFTDEPEQALASLQRLLPTGAGWVLPGHGAPWSGGVAAAVEAATRA; this is encoded by the coding sequence ATGGAACTCGCACCCCACCTGCACCGCATCGGCTCGGACGTCGTCGCCGCCTACCTCGTCGAGGCGCCCGAGGGGGTGCTCCTGATCGACGCCGGGCTGCCCGGCCTCTGGCGAGAGCTGCTCGCCGAGCTGCGCGCGATGGGCCGCTCCGTCGACGACGTGAAGGGCGTGATCCTCACCCACGGCGACTCCGACCACATCGGCTTCGCCGAGCGGCTGCGACGCGAGCACGGCGTGCCCGTCTTCGTGCACGAGGCCGACGCCGAGCGGGCGAAGGGAGGGAAGAAGCCCGCGAACGGCAAGCAGTCGATGAGGCTCGGCGCGCTGGCCGGCTTCCTCTCCTACTTCCTGCGGAAGGGCGGGGCGCGCGTGCCGCCGCTGACCGAGGTCGTGACGGTGCAGGACGGCGAGACGCTCGACCTGCCCGGGGCGCCGCGGATCATCGGGCTGCCGGGCCACTCCGCGGGCAGCATCGCGGTGCACGTGCCGCTGGTCGACGCGGTCTTCGTCGGCGACGGAATGACCACCCGGCACGTGCTCACCGGCGCGACCGGGCCGGCTCCGGCGCCGTTCACCGACGAGCCGGAGCAGGCGCTCGCCTCGCTGCAGCGCCTGCTGCCGACCGGGGCCGGCTGGGTGCTGCCGGGGCACGGGGCGCCGTGGAGCGGGGGAGTGGCCGCGGCGGTCGAGGCCGCGACCCGCGCCTAG